The Pseudomonas nunensis genome includes the window CGCGCTGTGTCACGGCCGGCTGATCTGTCCGTGGCACAAAGCTGCTTTCCGAATCGAAGACGGCGCGCTGTGTGAGCCGCCATCGTTGGACAGTCTCAAACGCTACCCGCTGGAAATGCGCGAAGACGAAGTCTGGGTCGACGATCAGCCCATGTCCGACCCGCACACGCCGCCAGCGGACGATGAACGCACCTTTGTGATCGTCGGCGCCGGAGCCGCAGGCACAGCAGCGGCGGCTGCGTTGCGTGAGAAAGGCTTCGGCGGTCGCATCCAACTGATCGACCGCGAGGCTGACGCCGGCTACGACCGCACCGTACTGAGCAAATTCGTGATCGCCGGGGAAATGCCGCCGGAAGAAGTCCCACCGCTGCGCGACGAGGAGTTTTATCGCAAACAACGCATAGAACGCATCCACGGCGAAGTCGCGAGCCTCAACGCGCAAGACAAAACCTTAACACTGGCCGACGGACAAACCCTGAGCTACGACGCGGCGTTGCTGGCGACTGGCGGCATTCCCAAACCTCTGGAATTACCCGGTGCCGACCTGCCGCAAGTGTTCCTGCTGCGCTCGAAAGATCAGGCGCAGCGCATTATCGACGCGGCCAAACCCGGCCAGCGGGCAGTCATCATCGGTGACAGTTTTATTGCCTTGGAATCGGCTTCATCCCTGCGCACTTATGGGTTGGACGTGACCGTACTCGCCCGCCACGCCGTCCCCTTCGCCGCCCAATTTGGCGAGGCCGTCGGCAAGGCGATACGCGCCCTGCATGAGGCACATGGCGTGGTCTTTCACACCGAGGGTGAAGCTGCGTCCATCGAGGGAACCGGCAAAGTCGAGGCGGTGCTTCTGGATAACGGGCAACGCTTACCGGCGGATCTGGTGCTGGTCGGCATCGGCGTGAGCCCGGCCACTGCGGTGTTTTCCGACCTGCCCAAGGAAAAAGACCAATCACTGAAAGTCGACGGCGGGATGCGTCTGGCCCAAGGCCTGTGGGCGGTCGGCGATATCGCCACCTTCCCGCTCAACGGTCAGCCGCAACGGATCGAGCACTGGCGTCTGGCGCAGCAACAGGCGCGGATCGCGGCGACCAACATGCTCGGCGGCGACGAGCATTATCTCGACGTGCCGTATTTCTGGACCTGGCACTTCGGC containing:
- a CDS encoding apoptosis inducing factor family protein; this encodes MALHRVARFADVPENRGLEVRIDDTKILLLRVGDQLRAFQGECPHAGAPLAEGALCHGRLICPWHKAAFRIEDGALCEPPSLDSLKRYPLEMREDEVWVDDQPMSDPHTPPADDERTFVIVGAGAAGTAAAAALREKGFGGRIQLIDREADAGYDRTVLSKFVIAGEMPPEEVPPLRDEEFYRKQRIERIHGEVASLNAQDKTLTLADGQTLSYDAALLATGGIPKPLELPGADLPQVFLLRSKDQAQRIIDAAKPGQRAVIIGDSFIALESASSLRTYGLDVTVLARHAVPFAAQFGEAVGKAIRALHEAHGVVFHTEGEAASIEGTGKVEAVLLDNGQRLPADLVLVGIGVSPATAVFSDLPKEKDQSLKVDGGMRLAQGLWAVGDIATFPLNGQPQRIEHWRLAQQQARIAATNMLGGDEHYLDVPYFWTWHFGKNYDYLGHAESWDEVEFKGDPDHPPFIGLFGKHGVVVAAVACEEERAMAMLAERMKQPLPVDEAWRLVRDLN